In the Malassezia vespertilionis chromosome 1, complete sequence genome, one interval contains:
- a CDS encoding uncharacterized protein (COG:B; EggNog:ENOG503NXBN), whose protein sequence is MVPVPHILRGISNVRITRIFASASSEHVLFLSEDGEVYVYGKNTAGQCGIDTKTDRFLSEPRKLDRIRDFVPPLAEGETITIGAAGGDHSLLVTTNGTLIVSVSAGISFSVLATAKGQVACGQAHSVALDKEGYVYTWGEGSFGRLGCGTQRNQPIPVKVQQFAQLPKQDRVRTVYAGSASTVCIDQHGAFWAAGRVRRMGDGGPGQAFSIFKPLAPLEDVQCIEASVGQDVFQCLAAEREKDNAQHLYSWGEGVSHGELGLVKRPPPMPCVSKAMDGISIRHVQSGRFLSLFLVEPNQRYADLPRIPQHVVSSDVCLVCHQGGAEDASTLLECDRCENPFHLSCLQPPLESIPEGEWFCETCGGMKQGAFNDGVRKKRRRAF, encoded by the exons ATGGTCCCTGTTCCGCATATCCTGCGCGGGATAAGCAACGTGCGCATTACACGAATTTTCGCGTCGGCCTCGAGTGAGCATGTCTTGTTCCTTTCAGAGGACGGCGAGGTGTACGTGTATGGAAAGAACACGGCGGGTCAGTGTGGCATTGACACAAAAACAGATCGCTTTTTGTCAGAGCCGCGCAAATTAGACAGGATACGCGACTTtgtgccgccgcttgcggaAGGCGAGACCATTACCATCGGTGCGGCTGGCGGAGATCACTCGCTGCTTGTCACGACAAACGGTACGCT GATTGTGTCGGTCAGTGCGGGGATTTCGTTCAGCGTGCTGGCGACGGCAAAAGGGCAAG TCGCGTGCGGACAGGCGCACAGTGTGGCGCTTGATAAAGAGGGCTACGTGTATACATGGGGCGAAGGCAGCTTCGGACGGCTTGGCTGTGGGACGCAGCGAAACCAGCCAATTCCGGTCAAGGTTCAGCAGTTTGCCCAGCTGCCGAAACAGGACAGGGTACGTACCGTGTATGCTGGAAGTGCATCGACTGTCTGTATCGATCAGCACGGTGCATTTTGGGCCGCGGGCagagtgcggcgcatgggcgATGGAGGCCCGGGCCAGGCGTTTTCCATCTTCAAGCCGCTGGCACCGCTGGAAGatgtgcagtgcatcgagGCATCTGTTGGGCAAGACGTATTTCAGTGCCTTGCCGCAGAGCGTGAAAAGGACAACGCACAACACCTGTATAGCTGGGGCGAAGGCGTTTCTCACGGCGAGCTTGGACTCGTCAAGCGCCCACCCCCCATGCCATGCGTGAGCAAAGCCATGGACGGAATTTCCATTCGCCATGTCCAGTCTGGCCGCTTCCTCAGCTTGTTCCTGGTGGAGCCCAACCAGCGGTATGCAGACCTGCCGAGGATTCCCCAGCATGTAGTGTCTTCGGATGTGTGCCTTGTGTGCCACCAAGGCGGTGCAGAAGATGCCTCGACGCTGCTCGAGTGCGATCGATGCGAGAATCCATTCCATCTTTCGTGCCTGCAGCCGCCCCTGGAAAGCATTCCCGAAGGTGAGTGGTTCTGCGAAACATGCGGAGGTATGAAGCAAGGAGCGTTTAACGATGGTGTACGTAAAaagcgacgccgcgccttcTAG
- the PMR1 gene encoding P-type Ca(2+) transporter (COG:P; EggNog:ENOG503NUDF; TransMembrane:9 (i86-102o108-126i273-294o306-331i707-730o780-801i813-831o843-861i873-891o)), giving the protein MSQAHAESDTPYAAQDANGDAQKCTVYFMQCTVQQTLDELRVPSLKEGLSSAAVEHERKSLGTYNELASGPKAGLWDQWMEQFKEPMNLLLLGSAAVSILVGQVDDAITITLALSIVIAVGVVQEYRSEKSLEALSQLVPPKCHVLRNGSWSDIFARELVPGDIVHVGAGDRVPADLRIADAQNLEMDESALTGEVQPVRKSTKEIKRQEGESDDPAINDRTNSAYMGTLVRNGSGLGIVVAIGPATEFGSIFGMVDQVTERQTPMQRSMGDLARRISIASLCVIGVILLLGLFQRQPLLEMFTIAVSLAVAAIPEGLPIVITVTLALGALRMSHQNAIIKKLPSVETLGCVSVICSDKTGTLTANEMRVVQCFTLHDGIVDVPKETSDQAISPSLRHCLEIGNVCNNTQTNDHDELVGQPTETAMIAVLPKFKLQDARDRFVRTHEIPFRSDVKMMSVTGYYKKDGANSACTYVKGAPDFVLQQCNAYQTSDGKSASMTDAVRKKINDTLSDIAKNGLRVLAMATAAQKVTDLTHAKYTFCGFEAMRDPPREGVEDAIKVLHSGRIKVCMVTGDAEVTAVAIAKELGILETDDSKAVLTGAKLESMTDRQLQERVRSVSVFARTAPEHKLRIVAAWQANDAVVGMTGDGVNDAPALKLADVGIAMGQGGTDVTKEAADMILVDDNFATILSAVREGKSIFYNIQNFVSFQLSTSAAALFLIAFSTLIGLRFPLNAMQILFINILMDGPPSQSLGVDPPTEKVMTKPPRPIDAPVLTRELAIRSCFSAAVIIGFTFFVFIYERSIGGMDARTSTMTFTCFVLLDLVSVFQNRGLFMGLFANHMLLWTVSGSFSALLLIVYFPPLQAIFLTEALALRDLSFLFVLAGCAFALQEVRREYGRHLASRTDQHSGYNSLV; this is encoded by the coding sequence ATGAGTCAAGCGCATGCCGAGAGCGACACGCcgtatgcggcgcaagacgcgAACGGCGACGCGCAGAAATGCACCGTGTACTTCATGCAATGTACCGTGCAGCAGACACTGGACGAACTGCGCGTCCCTTCCCTAAAAGAAGGCCTTTCTTCGGCCGCGGTCGAACACGAACGTAAGTCGCTCGGGACATACAACGAGCTGGCTTCCGGGCCCAAAGCGGGGCTATGGGACCAATGGATGGAGCAGTTTAAAGAACCCATGAACCTCTTGCTGCTGGGAAGCGCTGCCGTAAGTATCTTGGTCGGCCAGGTAGACGACGCCATTACCATTACCCTCGCGCTCTCGATCGTGATCGCGGTGGGCGTCGTGCAAGAGTACCGCTCAGAAAAAAGTCTCGAGGCGCTCTCGCAGCTCGTGCCCCCAAAGTGCCATGTCTTGCGCAATGGGTCGTGGTCCGAtatttttgcgcgcgaatTGGTCCCGGGCGACATTGTCCATGTGGGCGCGGGCGATCGTGTCCCTGCAGACCTGCGCATTGCCGACGCCCAGAATTTGGAGATGGACGAAAGTGCACTCACTGGCGAGGTCCAGCCCGTGCGCAAGTCGACAAAAGAGATTAAGCGCCAGGAAGGCGAGTCGGACGATCCTGCCATCAACGACCGCACCAATTCCGCCTACATGGGCACACTTGTTCGCAACGGCTCGGGACTCGGTATTGTGGTTGCGATTGGGCCCGCAACAGAGTTTGGTAGCATTTTCGGCATGGTCGACCAAGTCACTGAGCGCCAGACgccgatgcagcgcagcatgggCGACTTGGCACGCCGGATCAGCATTGCGAGTCTGTGCGTGATTGGCGTGATTTTACTGCTTGGCCTATTTCAGCGGcagccgctgctcgagatGTTTACCATTGCCGTCTCGCTAGCAGTTGCAGCGATCCCCGAAGGACTCCCGATCGTAATCACCGTCACcctcgcgctcggtgcaCTGCGTATGTCGCACCAAAACGCAATCATTAAAAAGCTGCCGAGTGTCGAGACGCTTGGGTGCGTTTCTGTGATCTGTTCCGACAAGACCGGCACCTTGACAGCCAACGAAATGCGAGTCGTGCAGTGCTTCACCCTGCACGACGGCATCGTCGATGTCCCCAAAGAGACATCGGACCAAGCCATCTCGCCCTCACTCCGTCACTGCCTCGAGATCGGGAATGTGTGCAACAATACGCAGACAAACGACCacgacgagctcgtcggGCAGCCTACTGAAACGGCCATGATTGCCGTGCTGCCAAAATTTAAGCTGCAGGATGCGCGGGACAggtttgtgcgcacgcacgagATCCCTTTTCGCTCGGACGTCAAAATGATGAGCGTCACAGGCTACTATAAAAAAGATGGCGCGAATTCCGCATGTACCTACGTCAAGGGCGCGCCGGATTTCGTGCTGCAACAATGCAATGCGTACCAGACAAGCGACGGCAAGTCTGCGAGCATGACcgacgccgtgcgcaagaaaATCAACGACACACTTTCTGACATTGCAAAGAACGGCCTGCGCGTGCTGGCCATGGCGACTGCTGCGCAGAAAGTGACCGACTTGACACATGCAAAATACACCTTCTGCGGGTTCGAAGCAATGCGCGATCCACCGCGCGAAGGCGTGGAAGATGCGATCAAAGTGCTCCACAGCGGCCGCATAAAGGTATGTATGGTAACCGGCGACGCGGAAGTCACAGCCGTCGCAATCGCCAAGGAGCTGGGCATTCTAGAGACGGACGATAGCAAAGCGGTGCTCACCGGCGCGAAGCTCGAATCGATGACCGATCGCCAGCTGCaggagcgcgtgcgctctgTCTCTGTatttgcacgcaccgcCCCGGAACACAAGCTGCGGATCGTCGCGGCTTGGCAGGCCAACGACGCTGTGGTCGGCATGACGGGCGACGGTGTCAACGATGCACCGGCACTCAAGCTTGCCGATGTGGGTATTGCGATGGGCCAAGGGGGCACGGACGTTACTAAAGAGGCCGCCGATATGATTCTTGTGGACGATAACTTTGCCACGATTTTATCGGCGGTGCGCGAAGGAAAGAGCATCTTTTACAATATCCAAAACTTTGTCTCGTTCCAGCTGAGCAcctcggcggcggcgctcttTCTGATTGCATTCAGCACCTTGATTGGCTTGCGCTTTCCATTGAACGCGATGCAGATCCTGTTTATCAATATCCTTATGGACGGGCCACCGAGCCAAAGTCTCGGCGTGGATCCCCCTACAGAAAAGGTGATGACGAAGCCACCGCGGCCCATAGATGCGCCTGTGCTCACCCGCGAACTTGCAATCCGCTCATGTTTCTCCGCGGCGGTCATCATTGGGTTTACCTTCTTTGTATTTATTTACGAGCGCTCGATTGGAGGTATGGATGCGCGCACATCGACCATGACATTTACCTGCTTCGTCCTGCTTGATCTTGTGTCTGTGTTCCAGAATCGCGGGCTCTTTATGGGCTTGTTTGCAAACCACATGTTGCTCTGGACCGTGAGCGGCAGCTTCAGTGCACTGTTGCTCATTGTCTACTTCCCCCCGCTGCAAGCAATTTTCCTCACCGAAGCACTTGCTCTTCGCGACCTTTCTTTCCTCTTCGTCCTTGCAGGCTGtgcatttgcgctgcaagaggtGCGGCGGGAATATGGGCGGCACCTCGCTTCGCGGACGGATCAACATAGCGGCTACAATAGTTTGGTCTGA
- the LHS1 gene encoding lumenal Hsp70 protein (COG:O; SECRETED:SignalP(1-29); EggNog:ENOG503NURM; BUSCO:EOG09260JPV) — protein MHNTRRVSVALYALLVYAVLALLAVQVDAIGVVSIDYGTEWMKVALIKPGKPFDLVLGRDSKRKIQASVAFKGAVRADGILEKQERIMGGDAYAYASRDPLQSYHAAKLLLGQSCNGSTPAAAQMYTEAFGNLIQPLTTANGTGSSCLVRPSATVDAAWRPEEIVGMQLDHLRELAEDTAGEMLSIGTFSEFGGYFGAQHGLDTVMTVPIFFTSHERQALLDSAVLAGFRPRLISDGAAVAVNYAQSRSFSKPERHIFFDAGSSSVTASFVELADRKDETQKTTTAIRVLDATWARETGGLEMDFLLRDMLSDAFDKQHTQQESVRSDKRAMARLLREANRVKHILSANTQAVSRVESVSNDLDLYTTIERDEFEQAMKRSGLLDRIAAPLKELAQRNKLKLGDVHSVILVGGTTRIPSVQAVLRTAGVPQDKIATNVNADEAAVMGAAVWAANLQPSLRVKRVHVEDGNMYAVELTDSVAKKPNVVFPTGPLSFSDVLYDAKNIQQDLTVALSFTTDSAKRLSPGQGTGILSATLEGITERLAPLKEVDALKHVDLRVNASVVGTPFGTYSLQRPMLRVTPRSAAIAAKLPSLMQLESETTSNTSTNATEPSMAPVVVNIAARLTYLGAVRPLQGQDKLGALERLRLIIFEAKDRAAKDTAFNELESFLYHTRDLLDDPEFKRAAQPKEHAAIIQRNAELFAYHAEEADAAATKEITKRTKELEKLVKPVRYRLEQESKRAPAVAAMRTVLTDTTAFVAEARANLTKALEQAQGSKYTATELDNFASSLEKDERWLQDGVQAQAKRALHEDPAITVEEMERRTRRLRDTVARLRRRRITKTPAKKSMSASTATTSAAASTVASTAKTSTAASASASAAHTSTNSVPVHDDL, from the coding sequence ATGCACAACACTCGACGTGtaagcgtcgcgctgtaTGCGCTTCTAGTGTATGCGGTCCTCGCACTGCTTGCTGTACAAGTCGATGCAATTGGAGTCGTGAGTATTGACTATGGCACTGAGTGGATGAAAGTTGCGCTGATCAAGCCGGGCAAGCCGTTTGACCTCGTGTTGGGCCGCGACTcgaagcgcaagatccAAGCAAGCGTAGCGTTCAAAGGGGCCGTCCGTGCTGATGGCATTCTCGAAAAGCAGGAGCGCATTATGGGCGGTGATGCGTACGCATACGCAAGCCGGGATCCTCTGCAGAGCTACCACGCCGCAAAGCTGTTGCTGGGGCAGTCCTGCAATGGATCTACcccagcagcggcgcaaatgtACACGGAGGCGTTTGGCAACCTGATCCAGCCGCTTACCACCGCAAACGGCACTGGCTCCTCTTGTCTCGTGCGCCCTTCTGCAACTGTCGATGCGGCATGGCGTCCCGAAGAGATTGTGGGGATGCAGCTCGACCATCTTCGCGAGCTCGCCGAAGACACTGCTGGCGAGATGCTAAGCATCGGTACCTTTTCAGAATTTGGCGGATACtttggtgcgcagcatgggcTCGACACGGTGATGACCGTTCCCATCTTTTTCACCTCGCACGagcggcaagcgctgctggatTCCGCTGTTCTGGCCGGGTTTCGCCCGCGGCTGATtagcgacggcgccgccgtcgcggtCAACTATGCACAATCGCGCTCTTTCTCCAAGCCTGAGCGCCATATTTTCTTTGACGCTGGCTCCAGCTCCGTCACCGCCTCGTTCGTCGAGCTGGCCGACAGAAAAGACGAAACGCAAAAGACCACCACGGCGATTCGCGTACTTGATGCGACATGGGCGCGCGAGACTGGCGGACTGGAGATGGATttcctgctgcgcgataTGCTTTCCGACGCTTTTGAcaagcagcacacgcagcaGGAGtctgtgcgcagcgacaagcGTGCCATGGCGCGTCTCTTGCGCGAAGCGAACCGCGTTAAACACATCTTGTCGGCCAACACACAAGCAGTGAGCCGTGTGGAGAGCGTGTCCAACGATCTAGACTTGTACACGACCATTGAGCGCGACGAATTCGAGCAGGCCATGAAGCGTTCCGGTCTGCTCGACCGCATTGCAGCTCCATTAAAGGAACTCGCACAGCGGAACAAGCTCAAGCTTGGCGATGTGCACTCTGTCATCCTTGTGGGCGGCACTACGCGTATCCCTTCTGTGCAGGCTGTATTGCGCACTGCCGGCGTGCCACAGGACAAAATTGCAACGAATGTGAACGCGGACGAGGCTGCCGTGatgggcgctgcagtgtGGGCGGCCAACCTCCAGCCGTCTTTGCGCGTCAAGCGAGTACATGTCGAGGATGGAAACATGTACGCCGTCGAGCTCACCGATTCTGTCGCGAAAAAGCCCAACGTAGTGTTCCCCACTGGACCGCTGAGCTTTTCCGACGTTTTGTACGACGCGAAAAATATCCAGCAAGACCTCACCGTCGCATTGAGTTTCACCACAGACTCTGCCAAGCGTCTCTCTCCTGGACAAGGCACTGGGATTCTCAGTGCGACTCTGGAAGGCATCAcggagcgcctcgcgccgctcaagGAAGTTGACGCGCTAAAGCACGTCGACTTGCGCGTAAACGCATCTGTAGTAGGCACGCCGTTTGGCACGTACAGCTTGCAGCGGCCAATGCTGCGTGTGACGCCGCGGAGCGCTGCGAttgccgccaagctgcCCAGCCTGATGCAGCTCGAGAGCGAGACGACGAGCAACACATCGACGAATGCGACGGAACCGAGCATGGCGCCAGTCGTCGTGAACATTGCAGCTCGTCTCACGTATCTTGGAGCGGTGCGTCCTTTGCAAGGACAGGACAAACTCGGGGCCCtggagcgcttgcgcttgatTATTTTCGAGGCCAAGGACCGTGCTGCTAAAGACACGGCGTTTAACGAGCTCGAGTCGTTCCTGTACCACACGCGCGATTTGCTCGACGATCCAGAATTcaagcgcgcagcacagcccAAGGAGCACGCTGCGATCATACAGCGCAACGCAGAACTGTTTGCGTACCACGCCGAGGAGGCCGACGCGGCTGCCACGAAAGAGATTACAAAGCGGACCAAGGAGCTCGAGAAGCTCGTCAAACCAGTGCGTTATCGGCTCGAACAGGAATCGAAGCGCGCACCGGCAGTggctgcgatgcgcacTGTCCTCACAGACACCACCGCGTTTGTCGctgaggcgcgcgcgaatctgaccaaggcgctcgagcaagcgcaaggaagCAAGTACACCGCGACGGAGCTGGATAATTTCGCTTCCTCGCTTGAAAAAGACGAGCGTTGGCTTCAAGACGGTGTCCAGGCACaggccaagcgcgctcTCCACGAAGACCCCGCGATCACTGTCGAGGAGATGGAGCGCCGTACGCGGCGTCTGCGCGACACTGTcgcacgcttgcgccgccggagAATCACCAAGACTCCCGCCAAGAAAAGTATGTCTGCGAGCACAGCCAcgacaagcgccgcagcgagcaCCGTAGCGAGCACCGCCAAGACGAgcaccgcggcgagcgcctcggcgagcgcggcacacaCCTCCACGAACTCCGTGCCTGTCCACGACGACCTGTAG
- the HRD3_1 gene encoding ERAD-associated protein (COG:O; EggNog:ENOG503NYAN; TransMembrane:1 (n4-17c22/23o886-905i); SECRETED:SignalP(1-16)), whose protein sequence is MRTILWLVCAAACAAALTEEEAVQLPQIELEEHILRTYSTQEAAYDEALSRLRLLVAAPNEKNTPRFIQWAVNGLASLVTGQSITGISPRDVSSRAPRPPYTNYETPDSPLWPDWDCDFDKAQRAVQWGHQPILNGWEQAMWGPFSPTLQDPVPPAWASMLHAHDGIQRKTVLLDYMVKLAPYFGKSRHTEQKNDSLRAQRHYAVQLLTWAAFGTLTPADSPDADAVMEATFASAAKAPLSTLPTYPDALWVLGEHTFWGTHGTQPDIPAAIRAFSFLAAHGNASAHSRLGFLYASPLLQREGNEQQAKALMHTVFAAQEHDWHSQMAIAFRFQHGLGVPADCHESLLWYEHAAKYVHDTYEAGPPGGRTLPYSKLRLSDRAELEQSTVKLGLASGMHNPLLYLRISQPAVLRLMEQEPRVLKDWQALQRVLEVYEHQGGPIRASRGGFLALVLYRGSIVGESEVLGALPRNAAQAFQFAKQAAELRWPTRPTLASFEQSAFQPNGERTPAYVENTQLDKLDIKYAARAAGLLGFMYLRGDGVPQDYTLAKIWLTRAALDKNPKGRYGLALLYLFGPPSLQDEQRGLRLLETVRDLAPEAALLLAKAAYREKNSKRTLELVDQVLSGEMPKSNDAAVLEHGLEAMYLRGVVRADKAYAAKASQEHCPLALADMKWVAERGDWADPAYHRAEAAYARGDTRTALLAWSLAADAGFEEAQDNIAFVVNPLRAWLRPLPYSDMDRISMAYWAASALQGSPYAYVKLCDAFRRNRNDRQAAACYLALSDSDKLTISPRWHLAQMYETGNGVQRRDFPLAKRYYDMVAELTPTTAVLTTLPALIRLHLRALWALLHGDDTAKRLFSAYFFSSAQRRAPQDAKRDETQLDTVLEVGIFVFASISLLALYHIRSVIRRRMQDAQAQLASFRAAQ, encoded by the coding sequence ATGCGCACGATTCTGTGGCTCgtatgcgctgcggcgtgtgcagcagcacttACAGAGGAAGAGGCGGTGCAACTGCCTCAAATCGAATTAGAGGAGCACATTTTGCGCACATATAGCACACAGGAAGCCGCGTACGATGAAGCACTTTCTCGACTTCGGCTGCTTGTAGCGGCGCCAAATGAAAAGAACACGCCGCGTTTCATCCAATGGGCCGTGAATGGGCTTGCCTCGCTGGTGACAGGGCAGTCCATCACCGGGATTTCTCCACGCGATGTGTCgagccgtgcgccgcgcccgccgTATACAAACTACGAGACGCCCGATTCGCCACTATGGCCAGATTGGGACTGTGATTTCGAcaaggcacagcgcgctgtCCAATGGGGCCACCAGCCGATCCTGAATGGCTGGGAACAGGCGATGTGGGGCCCATTTTCCCCCACACTGCAAGATCCAGTACCCCCAGCCTGGGCGTCAATGCTGCATGCACACGATGGCATACAACGAAAAACGGTACTTCTTGACTACATGGTGAAGCTGGCGCCTTATTTTGGAAAAAGTCGGCATACAGAGCAAAAGAACGActcgctgcgtgcacagcgacactatgccgtgcagctgctcacATGGGCCGCGTTCGGCACTCTGACGCCCGCGGATAGCCCCGATGCAGACGCCGTAATGGAGGCTACTtttgcgagcgcggcaaaagcgCCACTCTCAACACTTCCCACATACCCCGATGCACTTTgggtgcttggcgagcatACCTTTTGGGGCACCCACGGCACACAGCCTGACATCCCCGCGGCAATCCGCGCCTTTTCCTttcttgctgcgcatggaaacgcaagcgcgcataGTCGCCTCGGTTTTCTCTACGCCTCTCccctgctgcagcgcgaagGCAACGAGCAGCAAGCCAAGGCACTCATGCATACCGtgtttgcggcgcaggaacaCGACTGGCACTCGCAAATGGCCATTGCATTCCGTTTCCAGCACGGCCTCGGCGTTCCTGCAGACTGCCACGAATCCCTGCTGTGGTACGAGCATGCAGCCAAATACGTACACGATACGTACGAAGCAGGACCGCCTGGTGGCCGCACGCTGCCCTACAGCAAGCTCCGCCTGAGcgaccgcgccgagctggagcagTCGACGGTCAAGCTCGGCCTTGCGTCTGGAATGCACAATCCTCTGCTTTATCTGCGAATCTCCCAGCCAGCAGTACTGCGGCTCATGGAGCAGGAGCCGCGTGTGCTTAAAGACTGGCAGGCGCTACAAAGGGTGCTTGAAGTGTACGAACACCAAGGTGGTCCGATACGGGCATCGCGTGGCGGattccttgcgcttgtttTGTACCGCGGCAGCATTGTAGGCGAGAGCGAAGTGCTTGGAGCGCTTCCCCGCAATGCTGCACAGGCATTTCAGTTTGCCAAACAGGCCGCGGAGCTGCGCTGGCCGACGCGCCCCACGCTTGCCTCTTTTGAGCAGTCTGCATTTCAGCCCAacggcgagcgcacacCTGCGTACGTCGAAAACACGCAGCTTGACAAGCTCGATATCAAGTatgcggcacgcgcggctgggCTGCTGGGCTTTATGTACCTTCGCGGCGACGGTGTGCCCCAAGATTATACCCTCGCAAAAATCTGGCTCactcgtgcagcgctggacaaAAATCCAAAAGGGCGCTACGGACTTGCGCTCCTTTACCTCTTCGGCCCCCCATCGTTGCaggacgagcagcgcgggcTCAGGCTGCTTGAAACAGTGCGCGATCTTGCACCGGAGGCGGCGCTCCTTCTTGCCAAGGCAGCGTACCGCGAAAAGAACTCTAAACGTACTCTGGAGCTTGTAGACCAGGTACTGAGCGGAGAGATGCCCAAGTCTAACGACGCGGCTGTGCTGGAGCATGGGCTCGAGGCGATGTacctgcgcggcgtggtACGTGCAGACAAGGCCTATGCAGCGAAAGCGTCGCAGGAGCATTgtccgctcgcgctcgcagaCATGAAATGGGTTGCCGAGCGTGGCGACTGGGCTGATCCGGCGTATCATCGTGCCGAGGCAGCGTATGCGCGCGGAGATACTCGCACAGCACTTCTTGCGTGGTCGCTCGCGGCCGATGCTGGGTTTGAAGAGGCACAGGACAATATCGCATTTGTTGTAAACCCACTGCGTGCCTGGCTGCGTCCATTGCCGTACAGCGATATGGATCGCATCAGCATGGCGTACTGGGCTGCGAGCGCGCTCCAAGGAAGTCCGTACGCCTATGTGAAACTGTGCGATGCATTCCGTAGGAATCGCAACGACAGACAGGCCGCCGCTTGCTACCTGGCATTGTCGGACTCGGACAAGCTCACTATCTCTCCGCGCTGGCATCTCGCGCAGATGTACGAGACGGGAAATGgcgtccagcggcgcgactTTCCGCTGGCCAAGCGGTACTACGACATGGTCGCGGAGCTTACACCCACGACGGCTGTGCTTACGACCCTGCCGGCGCTGATACGCCTACATTTGCGTGCTCTGTGGGCACTTTTACACGGAGACGATACGGCGAAGCGCCTCTTTTCAGCCTACTTTTTCTCGagtgcgcagcggcgcgcgccccAAGATGCTAAACGCGACGAGACACAGCTTGATACTGTGCTCGAGGTGGGCATCTTTGTATTTGCAAGTATTTCCCTCCTGGCGCTCTATCACATCCGCTCTGTGAtccggcgccgcatgcagGATGCccaggcgcagctcgcctcgtttcgcgccgctcaaTAG
- a CDS encoding mannosyl-glycoprotein endo-beta-N-acetylglucosaminidase (CAZy:GH85; COG:G; EggNog:ENOG503P3JV), translating into MISKAATQKTRLCKGIRLNIVSLPPQEWVFAAHQHGTPILGTLIFEWAESLPDLRTLLAGPQALHTPFAHTFSKHYADRLVTLAEQRGIQGFLINVEAPLNLTPTKNALLEAVYRTHSAELLRQWVEYFRMEGERRIGDTWQVVWYDSVIYPAGQLAWQDALTPANAPYFSAAHAIFTNYTWSDPKRLNVQEGFHPALLLSAAMADSLCRARNSVYIGIDVFGRNCHGCLDTYRSLDMIGPQNSRVIPPPDQEADLADDGAALGLSVALFAPGWTWEHKEQTWEKWWETDLHFWASGPHAVARYFSPRHIPFHRAFRTNFGRGAGRNCPIEITPSFLPTECAVVCTTLPNAWVAYETSPVAVQIVLGQLDVYVPHDHEVHEASLDGNMAQWPDFAPYAGYEIFLLDKEPVWLGTCSAPCAHVPDTESMYEIRSIGALPGDSVAYLP; encoded by the exons ATGATTTCCAAGGCGGCTACACAGAAGACGCGTCTGTGCAAGGGTATACGTTTGAACATTG TCTCACTTCCACCGCAGGAATGGGtgtttgcagcgcatcagCACGGCACGCCCATCCTTGGCACGTTAATATTTGAATGGGCCGAATCGCTGCCGGACCTGCGTACGCTCCTCGCAGGCCCCCAAGCACTGCATACTCCTTTTGCACATACCTTTTCGAAGCACTATGCGGACAGGTTGGTTACTTTGGCAGAGCAGCGAGGCATTCAAGGCTTTCTCATCAATGTAGAAGCGCCGCTCAATTTGACGCCGACAAAAAACGCACTGCTGGAAGCCGTGTATCGTACGCACAGCGCCGAACTGCTGCGCCAGTGGGTAGAATATTTTCGTATGGAAGGAGAGCGTCGCATTGGTGATACATGGCAGGTGGTGTGGTATGATTCCGTCATTTACCCGGCGGGCCAACTCGCATGGCAGGACGCGCTTACGCCTGCAAACGCGCCCTACTTttcagcggcgcatgctaTATTCACAAATTACACTTGGTCGGATCCAAAAAGATTGAATGTACAGGAGGGATTCCATCCCGCTCTTTTGCTGTCTGCTGCAATGGCCGACTCGCTCTGCAGGGCCAGAAACAGTGTCTATATTGGCATCGACGTATTCGGACGTAACTGTCATGGCTGTCTCGATACGTACCGCTCGTTGGATATGATCGGGCCACAAAATAGTCGCGTAATACCTCCTCCCGACCAGGAAGCCGACCTTGCCGACGATGGTGCTGCTCTGGGGCTCAGCGTTGCGTTATTCGCACCGGGATGGACATGGGAGCACAAGGAACAAACGTGGGAAAAATGGTGGGAAACGGACCTACATTTTTGGGCGTCTGGACCGCACGCCGTTGCTCGCTACTTCTCGCCGCGGCATATTCCTTTCCACCGCGCATTCCGTACCAActttggccgcggcgctgggcggaATTG TCCTATCGAGATTACACCGTCGTTTCTGCCCACGGAGTGTGCTGTTGTGTGCACAACTTTGCCCAACGCATGGGTCGCATACGAAACAAG TCCAGTCGCTGTGCAAATCGTCCTGGGGCAGCTCGACGTGTACGTCCCTCACGATCATGAAGTGCACGAAGCATCACTGGACGGTAACATGGCACAATGGCCTGATTTTGCACCATACGCGGGGTACGAAATCTtcctgctcgacaaggagcCTGTATGGCTCGGCACTTGCAGTGCGCCGTGTGCACACGTGCCAGATACGGAAAGCATGTACGAAATTCGCTCCATTGGCGCGCTACCAGGCGACTCCGTCGCGTATCTTCCGTGA